In Carassius gibelio isolate Cgi1373 ecotype wild population from Czech Republic chromosome A10, carGib1.2-hapl.c, whole genome shotgun sequence, the DNA window CAGCTTTGCCTCACTATCCTCACCATTTCCCTTCCTAACTGAAAAAGTAATGATCGTCATTGAGGGGGTTATGGGTAACATTATAAGCCCAAAAGATGCAGATGCGTTTGAAAATCCCCAGAAATAGTATGTGATTCAGTACATGCTCGATCTGAGGTCAAAACTGAGATCACGAAAGCTCAAGTCTAAATGTTGTCCAAtatgaaaacagatgttttaccgTAGAGTTTGACAGATGTGGTTTTTTCACCGCCTGGCTTTTGTTTATGCATCACCATGAGAGCGTACTCATCGTAGTTTGTGTGAACCACATAGGAGTCCACATCAGCATTCCACCCTACATGAGCAAAGACACATGCACGGTGAAATAAGAGTGAAGTGACACcaggattgattgattgacagctgtggTGCTCATCTCACTGGCATTGTGGTACTggaatcttccaggtgtttttgTCAGCTGATATTCTCCACTGATGGATTTGCAGGTGCCATGTCTGCGAAATAAATGAACAATGCCTGTCATCCGGGGTCTCATGACGGGGTATGAGGGTGTTTACTTCACAACAGTTTGTTCATTGGATGTGACGTAGTTGTGTGCTGTACCTGTTGCTGATCCGGGTCATGCTGATGGTCTTTGTTGAGTCACTGAACTGCATCTCCAAAGAGCCAATGGCTGCGTCTCCCTTATGCTGCTTGAGCCATGGGCACGTGGACGCTATCGCAATATCATACCATTTGCCCATAAACTTACAGAGGATTAGGAGAAATAAGGTCAATCAGAATTTCAAATGCATGTGAATGTGAACATCAAATCAAAAGATAACATCACTGGCCACATTACAACCATATTTCTGGTAAGAATAATAAAACAGAACGTGGGGTAACAGGACACTGCATTGCATAATTGTTGTACAACAGCCAGTGAGTATGCAAATATCATCTCATATTAGACCtaagaaaatgtacaaattaaattcACTAGGGAGGACCTACAAactaacattatttattaattaatttactgtctatttgttgtttataaaagagtcaactatatatatatttcagctgaATATTTTGTATAACACTaggttataattataatatttattattattatacgattatttattcattttaattgatttgtttttaagtttatttcaTGTTAAAAAGGTGTTACATGTTTTATATAGCCTACTTTCTCgtaaaatatttagtcagttaaaagattaaaaaacacataaatagctTATAACTAgagatgattttttttaactatttaatgaattaatattcatgaaatatttgtttcatattaaaaatattttatggaatTTAGTTTTATATAGCCTACTTTCTTATATCAtgtttataacaatataaaaacaaaatcaccaaaatgcaaataaatagcttataaaatcttttaaataataataaaataataataataattctaaaaaaaaattggtggcACATTTCAAAACACCCAAGGACAccttacaaaacaaaacatacttgTTTCACGTTAAAACCATTGTTTATGTTCtatgtacatatatttttttttcataaaaaaatagtttatataaCATATTGCCAAAATGCAAACAAATTGCCTATAAAACACTTCaaatacagatgtttttttttcttcttttttttaaaaaagtgatttCTACAATTAGTGTAATAAACAGGTTTCCATTGTGACAACAGACCACATTTAGTGGTGCCATTGGGGTATGTTGTCACAAAAGAACCATAAGTGATAAATTAactatgctttttttttgtcctgGGCAATAACAGTGGAAATAGTTTTTTTGGTATTCAAGGATTTTCTTTGTGTCTATTTAGAaactgattatttaaaaaaattctacaagTGTAAAAACGTGACAACTGGTCCTGGTCTTCTCTATGCACAAACATTCTCTAACACATCCATAACTCACCCGGTTCACATCAAAGTTCTCCTGAGGCTGGAGGACAGGCTCATCGGGCAGCGGCCCAGCATGCAACAGGCCCAGGAGTGGCAGCAGAAACACTAGAACAACACACTTCATTCTGACTGTCTGTGATCCAAATGAAGTTCTGAAGAACCACAACTGTCTCTATCATCCACAGGACATCGACCTGCTGGCCATGTGTGCAACACCACCCCCAAAACCAGTCCatcaaaacaaacagaacaaagtTCTCCTTATCTGCCTATTGACTCCTGTTTGTGCCTTATGTTCTTGTTTGCTTTGGCTGAAACAAataaaagattacatttttacaCAATTCTGTTTAATATTCCCATAATGTTAAAAAGAGATTTAACTTTTCTTTTGCtttatataaaattgttttaaagtaataaataaaaagaataaaaagtagaCAGAAAATAGATGATAGAGGGATATTAGACAAGGTAGAAAAGAGCTAGTGTTACGTCTGAAGAAGTGagtgaatttaggtaaaggggtgcagagtcAGTGGTTATTTTGTGACAAACATTAGTGCCTTGAGTGCAAGCTGATGAACAGAAGTGTTGTACTATTTTCGTCGTGTTAAAGACTAATTTTACTGCCGCATTCTGAATTAGTTGCATGGGTTTGACAGAACTGGCTGAAGGAACTGCCAAGGAGGcgttgcaatagtccagcctggacagaacaagagcttgaacaaggaatCGTGTAGCATTTTTAGATAGAAAGGGCCTGGTCTTCCTAATATTGTATAAGGTAAATCTGGTAGGACCGGGCAGCTGTAGTCTGTGAAATTCAGCTGATCGTCTATCACAACTCCAAGGTTCCTGGCTGTCCTTGAAGGAATTGTGATTGATGTACATAGCTGGATGGAGAAATTGTGTTGAAGTGTTGGGTTGACTAAAACAACAATCAGTTCTGTGTTGGTGAAggtgaaggtgatggtccttcttCCGGCAAGAAATGTCAGACAAGCTATTATGTGAGCAGCTAtcatcggatcatcaggatgtaATGAGAGATAGAgcagagtatcatcagcatagcagtgatatgaaaagccatgtttctgaatgacagaacctagtgaagatagagaagagaagaggtccaagaactgagccctgaggcaccccagtaacTATGTGTTGTGACACCTCACCACATCCTTTAGAATTAGATCTTTATTTACAATTACCAAACATCTGTCACAAAAATTTCATCCAGTGAGCATGACTTTTCAGTCACAATCACTCAGTAAGCAGTTAGCTTTTTCCCGTTAAAACGGAGTCTATAAGAAAATCTTCAACACAAGAGAAGATGTACTCATATTTACACATTAACTTTCATTTTGCATGTTAAACTCCAGATGTGAGTCACATATGCAACatgaacagaaacaaaaaaagtttaattttcgCCAGCAAAGATAATCAGAGATGTGACAATACCTCTCTCTGTATTTCCACACTTCTTCGGCGCTtgaattcagtgttttttcagcgttatatttaaatataacaactAAGCACagcaaatgaaaatgacatcagTTACAATATTACAAACTGCCACAAAATAACATCAATTTGTTATATTAAAGCAAAGGTGTGTGTTTCCTCCAGCGCTAAATGTGAATGGCAACTGAAAGAGAGACAcaacaagtaaaaaaacaatgctataaaacacaatatacaaaGTTGCCAAACTGAATAACTTCTAGCAGTGTCCGTGAGGTTATTGGTGATAAAACAGGGTTTGACAAACTAGATTTAAAGGTCTTGCTTACCTAACTTCCTGAAGAAGGACAGTTTtctaaaaagacaaaacaaaaatttgaaattttgttagcattttgatgaaaatataactattttagacaataaataaacacttaaatggtTTGTGAACAAAGGTTTAGTCGCACATGTATAGTCCCGAAAGAAAGTACTTCGGCCACACTTAAAAATATGACTGAATTTCACTCACTGCATCCAAACTGAATACTTCTCCACTATATAGCATGCCAAAAACAGTATGCCAAAGAAGCAGTATGTCTGAATTCATAGTATTTGAAAACAGCAGCTGAAAAATATCTGAATGACCAATTATTTTTGCTTGGAATCTTAAGTGTACAGTTGATAAACACtgtactatcccatgaggccacgggaGAGGAAGTGAAGCAACTGACGCTGGTAGTTCACATGAAAATTacaacatgacattttacaacatgTCACAGTCTAAATTTAATTAATACTAcccatattcatattatataaaacatacttttttactgGTTGTGAAATAAGTTACTACGTACTCAGTGTGAGATTTCGGACACACGGTGTTAGACATCAAACCAAATATCAAAAATGTTCCTCCTCAAATGTCCCGTCGGAGTAAACAATGGTGTAGACAGTCTGTTATTTTGTTGTCGTTTTGAACAGTATTGCTTAATCAGTATTGCAATCCTCCTCCATTCAAGTgtggcttaaagggatagttcagctaaaaatgttgtcataatttactcatcctcatgtcgtttccaaacctgtatgagtttctttctcaacacaaaataatataatgtgaAGAATATGGGTAGCAAAGTAGTTGATGGTAGCCAGTCACTTCTATAGTATTTCTTTAcattctatggaagtcaatggctaccagaaaatatcttcttttgaaacaacacagaagaaagaatctcaaactggtttggaacgacatgaggctgagtaaattaaGACTTTTTGATGATGACATTTTTTGGGTGATCTTGCAGGTGTTAGTGATTTGAGAGGTTCACCAGCAGCTGGTGGAGTCAGTATGGAGTCTTTAGGGAATCCTTGAGCTGTGGCATATGCTCTGAACTTCTCCATCACATCCGCTCTCAACTTCTCAGTACGACCTACAGTGAAATACAGGCACTGAGAACAACTCACAAAGTCAAAACAAAACTGCCCTCCCAGAAAACTTGAGTCAATCCTGTTGTTAATCGCAGGCTCACCATAAAGGGCCACTTGTGTGAACTCCTTGTTAAACTTCTTGTGTTTGAGGACCAGGGCATACTCTGTGTAGTTTGTCTCCACCACAGTAACATCCTTCACCCTTCTATGACCTTCAAGTAACAACAGAAACCTGAACAGTAGTATCATTTTCTCAGTACTGATCAGTCATATGGGTCTTGTTTACTCACGAGTGCTGTAGTAGGTAAATACACCGGGAACAGACGTCGTCTTATAAATGTAGACCACAGAATGACAGCCAGAGGAACTGCATGATCACACGCAACAGAGACAAGAATTATCATCCAATGAGTGactataacataacataacacaacatgACATAACATAAtgaatataacataaatataacataacataacataacataacataacataacataagatATAAcataagataacataacataacataacataacataaaataaaataaatataacataacataacataacataacataacacaaaacaaaacaaaacaaaacaaaacaaaaataacataacGTAACGTAACGTAATGTAACAtgacataacaaaataaatataacataacaacaaaatataacataacatgacataacaacataacataacataacataacataacataataaatataacataacaaaaaacataacataacaaatataacataacaatgaaataaataaaaataatataatataacataacataacataacataacataacataaaacaaaacaatataacaaaacaaaacataacataacaaaataaatataacataacataatataacaaaatataacataacatgacataacaacataacataagataacataacataataaatataacataacaaaaaacataacataacataacaaatataacataacataatgaaataaataaatataacataacaacataacaaaataaatataacataacaacaaaacaaaataaatataacaacataacaaaataaataacataacataatataacataacaaaagaaatataacataacaacataacataacaaaaataaatataacataacaacataacataacaaaaataaatataacataacaacataacataacaaaataaatataacataacataagaaaacaaaataaatataacataacataacaaaataaatataacataacaacataacaaaacataacataacataacaaatataacataacataacaaaataaatataacataacataaaataaatataacatgatataataaatataataattattttagaaattattcttGACTATTTTAACTATGACAAATGAGACAAGAATCATCATACAGTGTATTAATAATatgacataatataatataatataatgtaatataatacaacataacaaaataaaagaaatataatacaataacataacatgatataataatataattattttagacattttaactgttttaaatgaaaaattagaTAAGAATCATCACAGTTTATTAATatgacataacataacaacaatataatataatattacacaacataataaatataataatttaatttattttagaatattttattcTTAACTATTTTAACTATGACAAATGAGACAAAAATAATCATacagtgtatttatataatataatataatataatataatataatataatataatatatatagcaattttaggatgataataattataattttggaACTATTCTAAATTAAACTGTATTCTATTATGTTTTCTGAAATCAGTCATATGTGAAGATGAGTGTCCCTCACGTTACACTCCACATGGTCATGCTGACGTTCCCGTTGTCCTTCAGCTCCACTGTGCCCATCGAGATGGTGAGTCTGTTTCTGTAGCGCACAAACCCTGGAGAATCATAGGCCAGACCGAGCCGATACCATCTCCCTGCAAACTGACCAAACACATCCAGCTCACACAAGACCAGAAGCAGAATTAGGCAAGAGAATCCAGCCGAAAATGATCAGCCTGATACTAATAATGGCCAAACAAAAATACAGCCTTAGGttatttgtctgtttattctgtttattatGATATTTTGTCTTCCCTTttaaattacccccccccccccccataaagtCTCATGATGATGCCTTGAGAACTTGGCAGAGATCACCCAGTCCTTGTTGCGACACTGAGTGTGTGACCTTTGCCCTGAGCTCTGTTTGTCTGCTCGGTCTCTATAGTGTTAATGCAGTGTAAAGTATTACCCTAATCAACATGCAGAAACAGCTTGTTCATGTCAGAACTTAAGAACAACTCAAACAAACATCACATTAACATTATTCAGCTGTTAAATCTCACACAACACCAGCCTGGACTCCGCAAAGGAATTTGTTCCTTCAAGTCCATAACTAAACATGCGGCAGGACCTAGAGGTCATTTTAAAAAGCTTCAGTGTTGAAAACGGCAGGGGAAATACACAGCTAAAGTTCTTACTCTCTGAAGGTCAAAGTCTTTCTGCGGTTGGACGCTGGCGTGGATGTCAGTCAGGAGCATCAGCAAAGAGATGCTCACCAAGGCGATCTTCATGATGACGTTATAAGAAACACAGCCAGGGATCGTGAACTATTCAGGGTCTGCCAGCCACATTAGCTCCTCCCCCTCACCAATCCAGCCAATCACACGCAAGAACACACATCCAACATAAAGACCATTCACTGAAGGTACCATGTTTGAAATGCAGAAATATGACAATTTCCAAGTTTCTCTGTGAATCTAATTCTGCTGGTTTGCAGCAATAAAGTAAACAAACAGGAGCGACTGCAGAGAATTGATatcgattttttttattaatattgattcTTGGATGCCATTGTTTCGAAAGAGCATGATTTACAGCTAGTCTTTCAGACGAGAGGACTTCAGTGTGACGCAGCACACCTCCCACACctctacatcacacacacacacacacacacacacacacacacacagtttccctTCTCTCATCTGCCTCTGAATGTTGTTCCTGAGTACTGAACAGAAATAGACAAAACACAAGTGCATTTATGATCAGTCTTTTGAGAAGAGTGACAGATCGCTACAAATTATAAACATCCGTTTTCCTCCCTGACTAACTTTGGCGCTCtataaaacaagataaaaaaacaatataacttAGGTTACTTGAAAATGGTATTTTGTAGCTGTAAAGCCATAGACAGTGCAAATAATAACCAATCCACCGTAAGTAAAACGGTAGATGTCCCTCATAAAAGAGTGATCAACATGAACACAATTCTGGATGGCAAATCAGCCATTCTGAGCATGAGGAGCGAATGTGTTTACGTCCTGAATGAGCACGATCTAGTGGACAGACACGAGaacaacatttcacatttaacTGCAAGAGGAGTGTAGCATTATCTCCAGAGAGCGGGAACACAACagaagaaccacacacacaccgacCCTTTGAAACACTGAAGTTTGGCCTGAAACACAGAAAAACGGACTGCTTTTATAGTACAGTGGAAACTCAGGAAGTTTTAAATTATTCACAGCACTGGTTTTGCATTTCACATTACTAATGCCTTGacagcagtgttgtgggtaacgcgttacaaagtaacgcgttagagtactctaattacttttttcctgaaatgtgtaacctaacgcgttagtttcgtgcgtaagtaatcagtaacttcgttattttttaaaaaaagtaatccgttattttaaggaaaggaaaatcccgactgcagcctgctttttgtcagacagtagtcctaggtctactgtgccacctgcggatgtatcagcggagccgaagctctgtgatcgtaaagtcaatggctgtgatgcgactgttccctgcgcctgaccctgtgtgtgtgtgtgggttttttttttttcgaactcccggcaagatggcagagaggacagcgtttggtttatggaagtacgcacattattttcaatttgtcaacgaaaaagaaaagaacatacggtaaaatgcacactctgctttggtgaaaagcttctgtcgaccgccaaaaattctacctcaaatttaacgctacgttttaatcactactttgaagagtaaatgtaagaggactgtgttaaagcgaatttaggcttgtgactgtgagtgacactttaataataattagttcggctattaagcgatttgtcatttgcctgtgtggcagtgaaggatttaattcggtttgttatcatttttgtttgacaggcagctgttaatttctgttagatcattggctggctggttgttcatcatttctaaatggatttaaatctgcaagcctgtttaaggttgtgtttacaagtaagcatacttgtactttgataactgcattatttaaagttaaagaaaaatcatgagttatcttgtggtgctcataatatacagtagcctaggctacccgggctgggtaacgttaggtgcgaattttgattaataatatgttctgtgataataaataaataaaacgccatgtggaatagccgattgctgactgtctttcctgttattgttatcctgcagtgttaatttagtcggatgactgacgttattca includes these proteins:
- the ptgdsa gene encoding prostaglandin D2 synthase a, with protein sequence MKIALVSISLLMLLTDIHASVQPQKDFDLQRFAGRWYRLGLAYDSPGFVRYRNRLTISMGTVELKDNGNVSMTMWSVTSSGCHSVVYIYKTTSVPGVFTYYSTRHRRVKDVTVVETNYTEYALVLKHKKFNKEFTQVALYGRTEKLRADVMEKFRAYATAQGFPKDSILTPPAAENCPSSGS